From Rutidosis leptorrhynchoides isolate AG116_Rl617_1_P2 chromosome 3, CSIRO_AGI_Rlap_v1, whole genome shotgun sequence, a single genomic window includes:
- the LOC139901733 gene encoding uncharacterized protein, which translates to MNDKRCFEALDRTLQDISNNENAVFGGKSIILGGDFQQTLPVVKNASRSQILAASIVNSYLWPSFKVFRLIENMRLARPNITDEERVSIQNFSSWILDIGNGNIGVPDDCDPQNCSWVEIPKQYCINDDENCLSELISYIYNAETLQQPTATKLQEQVNYIINGYNRIDDLQE; encoded by the coding sequence ATGAATGATAAACGGTGTTTTGAAGCATTGGACCGGACGTTGCAAGATATATCTAACAATGAGAATGCAGTGTTCGGTGGCAAATCAATAATTCTTGGAGGAGACTTCCAGCAAACGTTGCCCGTAGTTAAAAATGCTTCCAGATCGCAAATTTTAGCCGCGTCAATTGTTAATTCATACTTATGGCCATCATTCAAAGTTTTTAGATTAATTGAAAACATGAGACTAGCCCGGCCTAACATAACTGACGAAGAGCGTGTTTCAATTCAAAATTTCTCCTCATGGATTTTAGATATCGGTAATGGTAATATCGGTGTTCCAGACGATTGCGACCCACAGAATTGTTCATGGGTTGAAATTCCCAAACAATACTGCATAAATGATGATGAGAACTGCCTTTCTGAACTTATATCTTATATTTACAATGCCGAGACACTTCAACAACCAACAGCTACAAAATTACAAGAACAAGTCAACTATATTATCAATGGTTACAACAGAATCGATGACTTACAGGAGTGA
- the LOC139901734 gene encoding uncharacterized protein — MKINQFIEFLRNEKPLGAVRGDLYTIEFQKRGLPHCHTLLWVFAPPGGLTADDIDKCISAEIPDPTTDPCGYKVVTDLMMHGPCGLANLSAPCMEGEPLACSKNFPKLYNDATYFNNNGCAHYKRRRSSITIRKLNTDLDNTYVVPFNRALCLTFHAHINVEYCGWSMVIKYLFKYISKGTDCVAAKISKPIGEHSSTTNEENNIDEIQNFIDARFLCAHEACWRIFNFLIHHRDPPVQILAVHLENMQIVTFRATQSLQSVINNPGRKKTTLTEWLLYNRDAPDGRNLTYLDFPMSYSWVLKEKIWKKQKVGTKFAIGRLSYMHPSAGEVFYLRMLLCHQKGSTSFEDLRTVNNTIYSTYRLACEVMGLLGDDREWSKALEEASCTATAAQLRTLFVHILLYCDVGNPLHLWQQQWNIMSDEISMRTARMLSINKLHINQPELQYLVLYEIEVLLREFSKTLSDFGLPDVPPQLIQDLRNRLIMEEKNYDRDALRAQKQLLENKLNCQQRCIYNRILSASINNQQELLFVYGHGGTGKTFLWKAVITALRSNGKIVLAVASSGIDSLLLPSGQTAHSRFKLTLELTDESMCNIRKKTNLAALL, encoded by the exons ATGAAAATTAATCAGTTCATCGAGTTTTTGAGAAACGAAAAACCTTTAGGAGCTGTTCGGGGAG ATTTATATACAATTGAATTTCAAAAGCGAGGTTTACCACATTGTCATACATTGTTATGGGTTTTCGCGCCACCTGGTGGTCTCACAGCTGATGATATAGACAAGTGCATATCTGCAGAAATACCGGATCCTACAACTGATCCATGCGGATACAAAGTGGTTACTGATTTAATGATGCACGGTCCATGTGGTCTTGCAAACCTTTCTGCACCTTGTATGGAAGGTGAGCCTTTGGCATGTTCTAAAAATTTCCCCAAACTGTACAATGACGCAACTTACTTCAATAATAATGGATGTGCTCACTACAAAAGGCGTCGATCTTCAATAACCATACGTAAATTAAATACCGACCTTGATAATACTTATGTTGTTCCATTTAATCGAGCTTTATGTCTAACATTCCATGCACATATAAATGTTGAATATTGCGGATGGTCAATGGTGATAAAATATCTTTTTAAGTATATATCCAAAGGGACTGATTGTGTTGCAGCAAAAATTTCAAAACCTATAGGTGAACATTCTTCTACAACAAATGAAGAAAATAATATTGATGAAATACAAAATTTTATTGATGCACGTTTTTTATGTGCACATGAAGCTTGCTGGCGGATTTTCAATTTTCTTATTCATCATCGTGATCCGCCAGTTCAAATACTTGCTGTACATCTTGAAAACATGCAGATTGTGACTTTTAGAGCAACACAAAGCTTGCAATCAGTTATCAACAATCCAGGAAGAAAGAAAACAACTTTAACAGAATGGTTACTATATAATAGAGATGCTCCTGATGGAAGAAATTTGACTTATCTCGATTTTCCAATGTCTTACTCCTGGGTGTTAAAAGAAAAAATATGGAAAAAGCAAAAAGTAGGAACGAAGTTTGCTATTGGTAGATTATCGTATATGCATCCGTCTGCTGGAGAGGTTTTTTACCTACGCATGCTACTCTGTCATCAAAAAGGGTCAACATCTTTTGAAGATTTACGAACAGTCAATAATACTATCTACTCTACTTATCGTCTTGCTTGCGAAGTAATGGGCTTGCTTGGTGATGACCGAGAGTGGAGTAAAGCTTTAGAAGAAGCAAGTTGTACTGCAACAGCTGCTCAATTACGTACATTGTTTGTTCATATTCTATTATATTGTGATGTTGGAAACCCATTGCATTTATGGCAGCAACAATGGAACATAATGTCAGACGAAATTTCTATGAGAACGGCACGAATGTTAAGCATCAACAAACTGCACATTAACCAGCCGGAGTTACAATATTTAGTCCTTTATGAAATAGAGGTTTTACTTCGTGAATTCTCCAAAACACTCTCAGATTTCGGATTACCTGATGTACCACCACAATTGATACAAGACCTTCGAAACCGACTGATAATGGAAGAGAAAAACTATGATCGTGATGCATTGCGAGCTCAAAAACAATTACTAGAAAACAAATTGAATTGCCAACAAAGATGTATATATAATAGAATCTTATCCGCTTCTATCAATAACCAGCAAGAACTCCTATTTGTTTACGGCCATGGAGGTACGGGAAAGACATTCTTATGGAAAGCTGTTATAACAGCTCTGCGTTCAAATGGTAAAATTGTTTTAGCTGTCGCTTCTTCTGGAATCGATTCATTACTCCTACCGTCCGGCCAAACTGCACATTCACGTTTTAAATTGACACTTGAGCTTACAGACGAATCTATGTGTAATATTAGGAAAAAAACCAATCTTGCAGCACTCTTGTAG